In Streptomyces nodosus, one DNA window encodes the following:
- the hpt gene encoding hypoxanthine phosphoribosyltransferase, whose protein sequence is MRVDAKDMGADLQQVLISKEEIDVKLAELAAKIDAEYADRDLLLVGVLKGAVMVMADLARALSNPVTMDWMAVSSYGAGTQSSGVVRILKDLDTDIKGKHVLIVEDIIDSGLTLSWLLSNLGSREPASLKVCTLLRKPEAAKVAIDVEWVGFDIPNEFVVGYGLDYAEKYRNLPFVGTLAPHVYGG, encoded by the coding sequence ATGCGGGTGGACGCGAAAGACATGGGTGCCGACCTCCAGCAGGTGCTCATCAGCAAGGAAGAGATCGACGTCAAACTGGCCGAGCTGGCCGCGAAGATCGACGCGGAGTACGCGGACAGGGACCTGCTGCTCGTCGGCGTCCTCAAGGGCGCGGTGATGGTCATGGCCGACCTCGCCCGGGCGCTGTCCAACCCCGTCACCATGGACTGGATGGCCGTGTCGTCCTACGGCGCGGGCACCCAGTCCTCCGGTGTCGTACGGATCCTCAAGGACCTCGACACCGACATCAAGGGCAAGCACGTCCTGATCGTCGAGGACATCATCGACTCCGGACTGACCCTGTCCTGGCTGCTCTCCAACCTCGGATCCCGCGAGCCCGCCTCCCTCAAGGTGTGCACGCTGCTGCGCAAGCCCGAGGCCGCCAAGGTCGCCATCGACGTCGAGTGGGTGGGCTTCGACATCCCGAACGAGTTCGTCGTGGGCTACGGCCTCGACTACGCGGAGAAGTACCGCAACCTCCCGTTCGTCGGTACGCTCGCCCCCCACGTCTACGGCGGCTGA
- the ftsH gene encoding ATP-dependent zinc metalloprotease FtsH, whose protein sequence is MDVKRYFRGPIMWIVLVVLAVVVLMQVVGSSGGYKTVDTGKVVAAINANKVEAAKITTGDEQVIKVSLKNGQKVDGSTKIQASYIGDQGVSLANILQDKYQNKQIPKGYTVSPSKQNPIVGILLSLLPFVLIVVVFLFLMNQMQGGGSRVMNFGKSKAKLITKDTPKTTFADVAGSDEAVEELHEIKEFLQEPAKFQAVGAKIPKGVLLYGPPGTGKTLLARAVAGEAGVPFYSISGSDFVEMFVGVGASRVRDLFEQAKANAPAIVFVDEIDAVGRHRGAGLGGGHDEREQTLNQLLVEMDGFDVKGGVILIAATNRPDILDPALLRPGRFDRQIAVDRPDMQGRLEILKVHQKGKPVAPDVDLAAVARRTPGFTGADLSNVLNEAALLTARSDRKLIDNHMLDEAIDRVVAGPQKRTRIMSDKEKKITAYHEGGHALVAAASPNSDPVHKITILSRGRALGYTMVLPDEDKYSTTRNEMLDQLAYMLGGRAAEELVFHDPTTGAANDIEKATTTARAMVTQYGMTERLGAIKFGGDNTEPFLGREMAHQRDYSEEVAALVDEEVKKLIENAHNEAWEILVENRDVLDNLVLALLEKETLGKEEIAEVFAPIVKRPPRPAWTGSSRRTPSTRPPVLSPKELALTNGANGATPAIANATEAVSTEKTPEDRRES, encoded by the coding sequence ATGGACGTGAAGCGATACTTCCGTGGGCCGATCATGTGGATCGTGCTGGTCGTCCTTGCCGTGGTCGTGTTGATGCAGGTCGTCGGCTCCTCCGGCGGCTACAAGACGGTGGACACCGGCAAGGTCGTCGCAGCGATCAATGCCAACAAGGTCGAGGCCGCCAAGATCACCACCGGCGACGAGCAGGTCATCAAGGTCTCGCTCAAGAACGGCCAGAAGGTCGACGGCAGCACCAAGATCCAGGCGAGCTACATCGGTGACCAGGGCGTCTCCCTGGCCAACATCCTTCAGGACAAGTACCAGAACAAGCAGATTCCGAAGGGCTACACGGTCTCGCCGTCCAAGCAGAACCCCATCGTCGGGATTCTGCTGTCCCTGCTGCCCTTCGTCCTCATCGTGGTCGTCTTCCTGTTCCTGATGAACCAGATGCAGGGCGGCGGCTCCCGAGTGATGAACTTCGGGAAGTCCAAGGCCAAGCTGATCACCAAGGACACCCCGAAGACCACGTTCGCGGACGTCGCGGGCTCGGACGAGGCGGTCGAGGAGCTCCACGAGATCAAGGAGTTCCTCCAGGAGCCGGCCAAGTTCCAGGCCGTCGGCGCCAAGATCCCCAAGGGCGTGCTGCTCTACGGGCCTCCCGGTACGGGCAAGACGCTGCTCGCGCGTGCGGTGGCCGGCGAGGCGGGCGTCCCCTTCTACTCGATCTCGGGTTCCGACTTCGTCGAGATGTTCGTCGGTGTGGGCGCCTCGCGTGTCCGTGACCTGTTCGAGCAGGCCAAGGCGAACGCCCCGGCGATCGTCTTCGTCGACGAGATCGACGCGGTCGGCCGCCACCGCGGCGCCGGCCTCGGCGGCGGTCACGACGAGCGCGAGCAGACCCTGAACCAGCTGCTCGTCGAGATGGACGGCTTCGACGTCAAGGGCGGTGTGATCCTCATCGCCGCGACCAACCGTCCCGACATCCTCGACCCGGCCCTTCTGCGCCCCGGCCGCTTCGACCGCCAGATCGCGGTCGACCGCCCGGACATGCAGGGCCGTCTGGAGATCCTCAAGGTCCACCAGAAGGGCAAGCCGGTCGCTCCGGACGTCGACCTGGCGGCCGTCGCCCGACGCACCCCCGGCTTCACCGGCGCCGACCTGTCGAACGTGCTGAACGAGGCGGCGCTGCTCACGGCCCGCAGCGACCGCAAGCTCATCGACAACCACATGCTGGACGAGGCGATCGACCGTGTGGTCGCGGGCCCGCAGAAGCGGACCCGGATCATGTCGGACAAGGAGAAGAAGATCACCGCGTACCACGAGGGCGGTCACGCCCTGGTCGCGGCGGCCTCGCCGAACTCCGACCCGGTCCACAAGATCACGATCCTGTCCCGTGGGCGCGCGCTCGGCTACACGATGGTGCTGCCGGACGAGGACAAGTACTCCACGACCCGCAACGAGATGCTGGACCAGCTGGCCTACATGCTGGGCGGCCGCGCGGCCGAGGAGCTCGTCTTCCACGACCCGACGACCGGTGCCGCGAACGACATCGAGAAGGCCACCACCACGGCCCGCGCGATGGTCACGCAGTACGGCATGACCGAGCGTCTCGGCGCGATCAAGTTCGGCGGCGACAACACCGAGCCGTTCCTCGGACGTGAGATGGCTCACCAGCGTGACTACTCGGAAGAGGTCGCCGCGCTGGTGGACGAGGAAGTCAAGAAGCTCATCGAGAACGCGCACAACGAGGCCTGGGAGATCCTGGTCGAGAACCGCGACGTCCTCGACAACCTCGTCCTGGCCCTCCTGGAGAAGGAGACCCTGGGCAAGGAGGAGATCGCCGAGGTCTTCGCTCCGATCGTCAAGCGCCCGCCGCGGCCCGCCTGGACCGGTTCCTCGCGCCGCACGCCGTCCACCCGCCCGCCGGTGCTCTCCCCCAAGGAGCTCGCACTGACCAACGGGGCGAACGGCGCCACCCCGGCGATCGCCAATGCGACGGAGGCCGTCTCCACGGAGAAGACTCCGGAGGACCGCCGGGAGAGCTGA
- the folE gene encoding GTP cyclohydrolase I FolE has translation MTDPVTLDGEGTIGEFDEKRAENAVRELLIAVGEDPDREGLRETPGRVARAYREIFAGLWQKPEDVLTTTFDLGHDEMVLVKDIEVFSTCEHHLVPFRGVAHVGYIPATSGKITGLSKLARLVDVFARRPQVQERLTTQIADSLMDILEPRGVIVVVECEHMCMSMRGIRKPGAKTITSAVRGQLRDAATRNEAMSLIMAR, from the coding sequence ATGACCGACCCGGTGACGCTGGACGGCGAGGGCACGATCGGCGAGTTCGACGAGAAGCGTGCGGAGAACGCCGTGCGCGAACTGCTGATCGCGGTCGGGGAGGACCCGGACCGAGAGGGACTCCGGGAGACCCCGGGGAGGGTCGCCCGGGCGTACCGGGAGATATTCGCGGGACTGTGGCAGAAGCCGGAGGACGTCCTGACGACGACGTTCGACCTCGGTCACGACGAGATGGTGCTGGTGAAGGACATCGAGGTGTTCTCGACCTGTGAGCACCACCTCGTGCCGTTCCGGGGGGTCGCGCACGTCGGCTACATCCCCGCCACCAGCGGCAAGATCACGGGCCTGTCCAAGCTGGCCCGGCTGGTGGACGTCTTCGCCCGTCGTCCGCAGGTGCAGGAGCGGCTGACGACGCAGATCGCCGACTCGCTGATGGACATCCTGGAACCGCGCGGTGTGATCGTCGTGGTCGAGTGCGAGCACATGTGCATGTCGATGCGCGGCATCCGCAAGCCCGGCGCCAAGACGATCACCTCGGCGGTGCGGGGTCAGCTGCGGGACGCGGCCACCCGCAATGAGGCGATGAGCCTGATCATGGCGCGCTGA
- a CDS encoding DUF3180 domain-containing protein, protein MKELRIRTLAAVFVVAGVLSWAGARLWSSVGSLPRVPLAAPIVLALIAAVLLATALSLRSRLKAQRERRPGAKGVDPLMAARAVVFGQASALVASLVAGMYGGTGVFLLGSLDIPVIRDQAIYAGLSVLAGIAVIAAALFLERVCKLPEDDDHNDGTAQAS, encoded by the coding sequence GTGAAAGAGCTGCGCATCAGGACGCTGGCGGCGGTGTTCGTGGTGGCCGGAGTGCTGTCCTGGGCGGGCGCCCGGCTGTGGAGTTCGGTGGGCAGTCTGCCCCGGGTCCCCCTGGCCGCGCCCATCGTCCTCGCCCTGATCGCCGCGGTCCTGCTGGCCACGGCGCTCTCCCTGCGCTCCCGTCTCAAGGCCCAGCGGGAGCGCCGGCCCGGTGCGAAGGGCGTGGATCCGCTGATGGCGGCCCGCGCCGTGGTCTTCGGTCAGGCCAGCGCCCTGGTCGCCTCCCTGGTCGCCGGAATGTACGGCGGCACGGGCGTCTTTCTGCTGGGGTCCCTGGACATCCCGGTCATCCGCGACCAGGCCATCTATGCCGGACTCTCGGTCCTGGCCGGAATCGCCGTCATAGCGGCCGCCCTCTTCCTGGAGCGCGTCTGCAAGCTCCCGGAGGACGACGACCACAACGACGGGACGGCACAGGCCTCCTGA
- the folK gene encoding 2-amino-4-hydroxy-6-hydroxymethyldihydropteridine diphosphokinase, whose product MTAFFTGGQSDPIVQPVPASVVERVDAADTTLQNPKLAVISLGANLGNRLETLQGAIDALEDTPGVRVKAVSPVYETEPWGVAPGSQPSYLNAVVVVKTTLPPSSLLERSQAVEEAFHRLRDERWGARTLDMDIITYADTVSDDPVLTLPHPRAHQRAFVLAPWYDLNPEALLPGHGAVADLLAAVTREGVTPRADLELRLPE is encoded by the coding sequence ATGACCGCCTTCTTCACCGGGGGTCAGAGCGACCCGATCGTCCAGCCGGTGCCCGCCTCCGTGGTGGAGCGCGTGGACGCCGCCGACACCACCCTGCAGAATCCCAAGCTCGCGGTGATCTCCCTGGGCGCGAACCTGGGCAACCGCCTGGAGACGCTCCAGGGCGCCATCGACGCTCTGGAGGACACCCCGGGCGTCCGCGTCAAAGCGGTCTCCCCGGTGTACGAGACCGAACCCTGGGGCGTCGCTCCGGGCAGCCAGCCGTCGTACCTCAACGCGGTGGTGGTCGTGAAGACCACCCTGCCCCCCTCCTCCTTGCTGGAGCGCTCCCAGGCCGTGGAGGAGGCGTTCCACCGGCTGCGGGACGAGCGATGGGGCGCGCGCACCCTGGACATGGACATCATCACCTATGCGGACACCGTCTCCGACGACCCGGTGCTGACGCTCCCCCACCCACGCGCCCACCAGCGGGCGTTCGTCCTCGCCCCGTGGTACGACCTGAACCCGGAGGCCCTGCTCCCCGGCCACGGCGCGGTGGCCGATCTGCTCGCCGCCGTCACCCGGGAGGGCGTCACGCCCCGTGCCGACCTGGAACTCCGGCTGCCCGAGTAG
- the folB gene encoding dihydroneopterin aldolase codes for MDRVALRGLKARGHHGVFPEERQEGQTFVVDVVLGLDTRPAAADDDLSRTVNYGVVAEEVVALVEGDPVDLIETLAERIALSCLKHAPVQEVEVCVHKPGAPITVPFDDVTVTITRSRV; via the coding sequence GTGGATCGTGTCGCGTTGCGCGGACTGAAGGCCCGCGGGCACCACGGTGTGTTCCCCGAGGAACGCCAAGAGGGCCAGACCTTCGTCGTGGACGTCGTCCTGGGTCTGGACACCCGACCGGCCGCGGCCGACGACGACCTGTCGAGGACCGTGAACTACGGCGTCGTGGCGGAGGAGGTCGTGGCCCTGGTCGAGGGGGATCCCGTCGACCTGATCGAGACGCTCGCCGAGCGCATCGCCCTCTCCTGCCTCAAGCACGCCCCGGTCCAGGAGGTCGAGGTCTGCGTCCACAAACCGGGCGCACCGATCACGGTCCCCTTCGACGACGTGACCGTCACCATCACCCGGAGCAGAGTATGA
- a CDS encoding nuclear transport factor 2 family protein, whose amino-acid sequence MSTAHTDVEQVEQANTAFYEALERGDFEELSSLWLAPSDLGIDEEYHDPADSGVISCVHPGWPALTGRGEVLRSYALIMANTDYIQFFLTDVHVSVTGDTALVTCTENILSGGPAPEDGDELGPLLGQLVVATNVFRRTGDGWKLWAHHASPVLSESAAAEDHESS is encoded by the coding sequence GTGAGCACGGCCCACACCGATGTCGAACAGGTCGAACAGGCCAACACCGCCTTCTACGAGGCACTGGAGCGAGGTGACTTCGAGGAGCTTTCCTCGCTCTGGCTCGCCCCCTCCGACCTGGGCATCGACGAGGAGTACCACGACCCCGCGGACTCCGGGGTGATCTCCTGCGTCCACCCCGGCTGGCCCGCGCTGACCGGTCGAGGCGAGGTGCTGCGGTCCTATGCGCTGATCATGGCGAACACCGACTACATCCAGTTCTTCCTCACCGACGTCCATGTCTCCGTGACCGGCGACACCGCCCTGGTGACCTGCACCGAGAACATCCTCAGCGGCGGACCGGCCCCCGAGGACGGCGACGAGCTCGGCCCGCTCCTCGGACAGCTGGTCGTCGCCACCAATGTGTTCCGCCGCACCGGGGACGGCTGGAAGCTCTGGGCGCACCACGCCTCGCCCGTGCTGTCCGAGTCCGCCGCGGCCGAGGACCACGAGTCCTCCTGA
- the folP gene encoding dihydropteroate synthase: MSTKIGRGQVAGLPAWDRCAVMGVVNVTPDSFSDGGRWFDTTTAVKHGLDLVAEGADLVDVGGESTRPGASRVDEAEELRRVVPVVRGLASEGVLVSVDTMRARVAEQALAAGAALVNDVSGGLADPGMIPAVADAGAPFVVMHWRGLLEGANVSGVYEDVVAEVADELRARVEAVLEGGIAPDRIVVDPGLGFSKEAGHDLTLLAHLDRLLGLGHPVLVAASRKRFLGRVLAGPEGAPPPARERDAATAAVSALAAQAGAWAVRVHEVRATADAVRVARAVEGAR, translated from the coding sequence ATGAGCACGAAGATCGGGCGCGGCCAGGTGGCAGGCCTTCCGGCATGGGACCGCTGCGCGGTCATGGGAGTGGTCAATGTCACCCCCGACTCCTTCTCCGACGGCGGACGCTGGTTCGACACCACCACCGCGGTCAAGCACGGCCTCGATCTGGTGGCGGAGGGCGCCGATCTCGTCGACGTCGGCGGCGAGTCCACCCGCCCGGGCGCCTCCCGCGTGGACGAGGCGGAGGAACTCAGGCGCGTCGTTCCCGTCGTCCGGGGCCTCGCCTCCGAGGGCGTCCTGGTCTCCGTGGACACCATGCGCGCCCGGGTCGCCGAACAGGCGCTCGCCGCCGGCGCGGCCCTCGTCAACGACGTCAGCGGCGGTCTCGCCGACCCCGGGATGATCCCGGCCGTCGCGGACGCCGGCGCCCCCTTCGTCGTCATGCACTGGCGCGGACTCCTGGAGGGCGCCAATGTCAGCGGGGTGTACGAGGACGTGGTCGCCGAGGTCGCCGACGAGCTCCGGGCGCGGGTGGAAGCCGTTCTGGAGGGCGGCATCGCCCCCGACCGGATCGTCGTCGACCCCGGGCTCGGTTTCTCCAAGGAAGCCGGGCACGACCTCACCCTGCTCGCCCACCTCGACCGCCTGCTCGGTCTGGGCCACCCCGTGCTGGTGGCCGCCTCGCGGAAGCGGTTCCTTGGCCGCGTACTGGCGGGCCCCGAGGGCGCGCCCCCTCCCGCGCGGGAACGCGACGCCGCCACGGCCGCCGTCTCCGCGCTCGCCGCGCAGGCCGGAGCATGGGCCGTGCGCGTGCACGAGGTGCGCGCGACCGCGGACGCCGTACGGGTCGCACGCGCCGTCGAAGGAGCCCGGTGA
- a CDS encoding phosphatidylglycerol lysyltransferase domain-containing protein, producing the protein MSSGVPEHSRVRRILRGPRPEAVPALIARACTLVGVLDIAAGVFPRFRHSRMHRMAEVLPGSLGPFAAAMSLSVGILLLLLAHGLRRRKRRAWRSATALLPVGAVAEYVYRHSVIGVLIALALLLPLVLHRGQFDALPDPRSRWRALANFVLMGAGSLGLGLIIVSVHRHRMVGNPSLSARIEHVLYGMFGVEGPVDYTGNTSWTVAFSLGALGLLTAVTTVYLAFRPEHPAARLTEEDEVRLRALLEKHGGRDSLGHFALRRDKAVVFSPSGKAAVTYRVVSGVMLASGDPIGDVEAWPGAIERFMDEARAHSWTPAVMGCSETGGEVWTRETGLDALELGDEAVVDVADFSLSGRAMRNVRQMVKRIERAGYETRVRRVRDLGEGELERIRRAAEDWRGTDTERGFSMALGRIGDPTDGDCLIATAHRVDGVAPGASGRAGTGEGRAEAEAGPYGDLKAVLHFVPWGTDGVSLDLMRRDRSADPGMNELLIVAALRAAPKFGIERVSLNFAMFRSALARGEKIGAGPVLRAWRGLLVFLSRWFQIESLYKFNAKFQPRWEPRFVVYASSRDLPRIGLAAMQAEGFVNLPLPRFLRRPAPAPRPSSHGAAEHGMSATSRA; encoded by the coding sequence ATGTCGAGTGGGGTTCCGGAGCATTCGAGGGTACGGCGCATACTGCGCGGCCCACGCCCGGAGGCCGTACCCGCACTGATCGCCAGGGCCTGCACGCTCGTGGGAGTCCTGGACATCGCCGCGGGCGTCTTCCCGCGCTTCCGGCACAGCCGTATGCACCGCATGGCGGAGGTCCTGCCGGGCTCGCTCGGCCCGTTCGCGGCGGCCATGTCGCTGAGTGTGGGCATCCTCCTGCTGCTCCTGGCCCATGGGCTGCGGCGCCGCAAGCGCCGGGCCTGGCGCTCGGCCACGGCGCTGCTTCCGGTGGGCGCGGTGGCGGAGTACGTCTACCGTCACTCGGTGATCGGGGTGCTGATCGCGCTGGCGCTGCTGCTGCCGCTGGTGCTCCACCGGGGCCAGTTCGACGCCCTGCCCGACCCGCGCAGCCGCTGGCGGGCGCTCGCCAACTTCGTGCTCATGGGCGCCGGTTCCCTGGGGCTCGGCCTGATCATCGTCAGCGTCCACCGGCACCGCATGGTGGGCAACCCGAGTCTGTCCGCCCGTATCGAGCACGTCCTGTACGGCATGTTCGGCGTCGAGGGCCCGGTCGACTACACCGGCAACACCTCCTGGACGGTGGCCTTCTCACTCGGCGCGCTCGGCCTGCTGACCGCGGTCACCACCGTCTATCTCGCCTTCCGGCCCGAACACCCGGCCGCCCGGCTCACCGAGGAGGACGAGGTGCGCCTGCGGGCCCTGCTGGAGAAGCACGGCGGCCGCGACTCCCTCGGCCATTTCGCGCTCCGCCGCGACAAGGCGGTCGTCTTCTCGCCGAGCGGCAAGGCGGCGGTGACCTATCGCGTGGTGTCGGGCGTGATGCTGGCCAGCGGCGACCCGATCGGTGATGTGGAGGCCTGGCCCGGCGCCATCGAGCGCTTCATGGACGAGGCCAGGGCCCACTCCTGGACCCCCGCGGTCATGGGCTGCTCGGAGACGGGCGGTGAGGTGTGGACCCGGGAGACCGGACTGGACGCCCTCGAACTGGGGGACGAGGCGGTGGTGGATGTCGCGGATTTCTCGCTCTCCGGGCGCGCGATGCGAAACGTGCGCCAGATGGTGAAACGCATCGAGCGCGCGGGGTACGAGACCCGGGTCCGCCGCGTCCGTGACCTCGGCGAGGGCGAACTGGAACGCATACGGCGCGCTGCCGAGGACTGGCGCGGTACGGACACCGAGCGCGGCTTCTCCATGGCGCTCGGCCGCATCGGTGACCCGACCGACGGCGACTGCCTGATCGCCACGGCCCACCGGGTCGACGGGGTGGCCCCCGGCGCCTCGGGCAGGGCGGGGACGGGAGAGGGAAGGGCCGAGGCCGAGGCGGGCCCCTACGGCGACCTCAAGGCCGTACTGCACTTCGTCCCGTGGGGCACGGACGGGGTCTCCCTGGACCTGATGCGCCGCGACCGCTCGGCGGACCCGGGCATGAACGAACTGCTGATCGTGGCCGCGCTCCGGGCCGCCCCGAAGTTCGGCATCGAACGCGTCTCGCTGAACTTCGCGATGTTCCGCTCGGCTCTGGCGCGCGGCGAGAAGATCGGCGCGGGCCCGGTGCTGCGGGCGTGGCGGGGCCTGCTGGTCTTCCTCTCCCGGTGGTTCCAGATCGAGTCCCTGTACAAGTTCAACGCGAAGTTCCAGCCGCGCTGGGAGCCCCGCTTCGTGGTGTACGCCTCCTCCCGGGACCTCCCGCGCATCGGCCTGGCCGCCATGCAGGCGGAGGGCTTTGTGAACCTCCCCCTCCCCCGCTTCCTGCGTCGCCCCGCCCCGGCCCCGCGCCCGTCCTCCCACGGAGCCGCCGAACACGGCATGAGCGCCACCAGCCGCGCCTGA
- a CDS encoding alpha/beta hydrolase — protein sequence MGLTSNKVLALAVVLAGLLFVGTVWYWPRLARRGWRPVSGRVALLFVTQLAVFVSVGVAANQAFGFYASWADLFGQESGQGVVTTHGAAQLVGGPLQVVGTREVAVPGGARPQTGGQIQKVGIVGRTTRIATPAYVYLPPEYFQSQYRSRTFPVSVVLTGYPGTAEALIKGLHYPQTAHELAKDGRMQPMILVMLRPTVAPPRDTECVDVPGGPKTETFFARDLPDAVMAHYRVGRKPGSWGIIGDSTGGYCALKLAVHHPEVYAAGAGLSPYYKAPIDPTTGDLFHGDKDLQNRADLWWCLKHLRAPDTSLLVSTSRVGESNYRATLKFMQLVQSRRPTRIASIILDGGGHNFNTWRREIPAALQWLSGRLSDR from the coding sequence ATGGGTCTCACGAGCAACAAAGTGCTGGCGCTGGCGGTCGTGCTCGCCGGGCTGCTGTTCGTCGGCACGGTCTGGTACTGGCCACGGCTGGCGCGCCGCGGCTGGCGGCCCGTCAGCGGGCGGGTCGCGCTGCTGTTCGTCACCCAGCTCGCGGTCTTCGTCTCCGTCGGGGTGGCGGCCAACCAGGCCTTCGGCTTCTACGCCAGCTGGGCGGATCTGTTCGGTCAGGAGAGCGGGCAGGGCGTGGTCACCACCCATGGTGCGGCGCAGCTGGTCGGCGGTCCCCTCCAGGTGGTCGGCACCCGGGAGGTCGCCGTGCCGGGCGGGGCACGGCCGCAGACGGGTGGTCAGATCCAGAAGGTCGGCATCGTGGGCCGTACGACCCGTATCGCCACGCCCGCGTACGTCTATCTGCCGCCGGAGTACTTCCAGTCGCAGTACCGCTCGCGGACGTTCCCGGTGTCCGTGGTGCTCACCGGCTACCCCGGTACGGCCGAGGCGCTCATCAAGGGGCTGCACTATCCGCAGACGGCGCACGAACTGGCCAAGGACGGCAGGATGCAGCCGATGATCCTGGTGATGCTGCGCCCGACCGTGGCGCCGCCGCGCGACACGGAGTGCGTGGACGTCCCGGGCGGGCCGAAGACCGAGACCTTCTTCGCGCGGGACCTCCCCGATGCGGTCATGGCCCACTACCGGGTGGGCAGGAAGCCCGGCAGCTGGGGCATCATCGGGGACTCCACGGGCGGCTACTGCGCGCTGAAGCTGGCCGTGCACCATCCGGAGGTGTACGCGGCCGGGGCGGGCCTGTCGCCGTACTACAAGGCGCCGATCGACCCGACCACGGGCGACCTCTTCCACGGGGACAAGGATCTGCAGAACCGCGCCGACCTCTGGTGGTGCCTCAAGCACCTCCGGGCGCCGGACACCTCGCTGCTCGTCAGCACCAGTAGAGTCGGTGAGAGCAACTACCGGGCCACGCTGAAGTTCATGCAGCTGGTCCAGTCCAGGCGGCCGACCAGGATCGCGTCGATCATCCTGGACGGCGGAGGCCACAACTTCAACACCTGGCGGCGGGAGATCCCGGCAGCGCTGCAGTGGCTGAGCGGGCGGTTGAGCGACCGCTGA
- a CDS encoding PH domain-containing protein, producing the protein MSTPGTAEEGQAVAERRLHPVTPLRRAWAPVTVIVGWTVHDPGRIREQLAHLSAARLLLGLTVVVLVACVYGFLSWWFTRFAVTGTELRIRTGLLFRRTAHIRLDRLQAVDVTRPLLARVAGVAKLKLDVVGTGDKDELAYLGEAEARALRAELLARAAGFAPETAHEVGEAPARLLLRVPPRMLAVSLLLSGTTWGSSAAALAVPPLVWAATHNLWTVLALGLPLLGGALTRSAGRFADAYDWTVSESPDGLRIDHGLLDRAHETVPPGRVQAVHLVEPLLWRRRGWVRVRLDVAGSPRSVLVPVAPREIAEAVIARVLPGVTVPASLSRPPRRAAWCLPFWWRGHGLAVTDAVFAARHGLLHRSLALVPHAKVQSVRLRQGPWKRFRRVADVLVDTGANTTVTARLRDAGEAAALLYAQADRSRTGRRDARPDRWMVS; encoded by the coding sequence GTGAGCACGCCCGGCACGGCGGAGGAGGGGCAGGCGGTCGCCGAGCGGCGGCTGCACCCCGTGACCCCGCTGCGGCGCGCCTGGGCACCGGTCACGGTGATCGTGGGCTGGACCGTGCACGACCCGGGCCGGATACGGGAGCAACTGGCCCACCTGTCCGCGGCCCGCCTCCTCCTGGGACTCACGGTGGTCGTCCTGGTCGCCTGCGTGTACGGCTTTCTGAGCTGGTGGTTCACCCGCTTCGCGGTGACCGGCACCGAACTGCGCATACGTACCGGACTGTTGTTCCGCCGCACGGCGCACATCCGGCTGGACCGGCTTCAGGCCGTGGATGTGACCCGGCCGTTGCTGGCCCGGGTGGCCGGTGTCGCCAAGCTGAAACTCGATGTCGTCGGCACCGGCGACAAGGACGAGCTCGCCTATCTCGGTGAGGCCGAGGCGCGGGCCCTGCGGGCCGAACTCCTCGCCCGCGCGGCCGGTTTCGCCCCCGAGACGGCGCACGAGGTCGGCGAGGCACCGGCCCGGCTGCTGCTGCGGGTGCCGCCGCGCATGCTGGCCGTCTCCCTGCTGCTCTCTGGCACGACCTGGGGTTCGTCGGCGGCCGCGCTCGCCGTGCCGCCGCTGGTGTGGGCCGCCACCCACAACCTCTGGACGGTGCTCGCCCTCGGGCTGCCGCTGCTCGGCGGGGCGCTCACCAGGAGTGCGGGGCGCTTCGCCGACGCCTACGACTGGACGGTGAGCGAGTCTCCGGACGGGCTCCGTATCGACCACGGGCTGCTCGACCGCGCCCATGAGACGGTGCCGCCGGGGCGGGTGCAGGCCGTCCACCTCGTGGAGCCGCTGCTGTGGCGGCGGCGCGGATGGGTGCGCGTCAGGCTGGACGTGGCCGGCTCGCCCCGCTCGGTCCTGGTGCCGGTCGCCCCGCGCGAGATCGCCGAGGCGGTGATAGCCCGGGTGCTGCCCGGGGTGACCGTGCCCGCCTCCCTGTCCCGGCCTCCGCGCCGCGCCGCCTGGTGCCTGCCCTTCTGGTGGCGCGGCCACGGTCTCGCCGTCACCGACGCGGTCTTCGCCGCCCGGCACGGCCTGCTGCACCGCAGCCTGGCCCTGGTGCCGCACGCGAAGGTGCAGAGCGTACGGCTGCGGCAGGGCCCCTGGAAGCGGTTCAGAAGGGTCGCCGATGTGCTCGTGGACACCGGTGCGAACACCACGGTCACGGCGCGTCTGCGGGACGCCGGGGAGGCGGCGGCGCTGCTGTACGCGCAGGCGGACCGCTCCCGCACGGGACGCCGGGACGCCCGGCCCGACCGGTGGATGGTCTCCTAG